A window of the Gemmatirosa kalamazoonensis genome harbors these coding sequences:
- a CDS encoding GNAT family N-acetyltransferase has product MLAFRLALLREHAGNPVYGRLRADAPERARRLFAAQLVAPDEVTFLAERGRCAVGVLRCMESRGSPLLDPSRYGYVASVYVVPAERRRGVLHALLDAAAQWCTTRDLDEMRLHSAADNDVGNAAWDALGFTVVEHLRTRAVPRSR; this is encoded by the coding sequence GTGCTCGCGTTCCGTCTCGCGCTGCTGCGCGAGCACGCCGGGAACCCGGTCTACGGCCGGCTGCGCGCCGACGCGCCCGAGCGCGCACGCCGGCTGTTCGCGGCGCAGCTCGTGGCGCCCGACGAGGTGACGTTCCTCGCCGAGCGCGGACGATGTGCGGTGGGCGTGCTGCGGTGCATGGAGAGCCGCGGCTCGCCGCTGCTCGACCCCTCGCGCTACGGCTACGTGGCGTCGGTCTACGTGGTCCCCGCCGAGCGGCGGCGCGGCGTGCTGCACGCCCTGCTGGACGCCGCGGCGCAGTGGTGCACCACCCGCGACCTGGACGAGATGCGCCTCCACTCGGCCGCCGACAACGACGTGGGCAACGCGGCCTGGGACGCCCTCGGCTTCACCGTGGTGGAGCATCTGCGAACCCGCGCCGTCCCGCGCTCCCGCTGA
- a CDS encoding magnesium chelatase, with protein sequence MASLPQTLGALKRSPFGAPERATRSVKDEVRQNLLARLASGGPLFTGVLGYEDTVMPQIVNALLSRHNFILLGLRGQAKSRILRALVTLLDPEMPIVAGSEVNDNPFAPISKYARTLIDDAGDDAPVAWVSRDARYVEKLATPDVTVADIIGDVDPIKAARGGHLLSDELTIHYGMLPRANRGIFALNELPDLAGKVQVGLFNIMQEGDVQIKGYPVRLSLDVLLCFTANPEDYTARGKIITPLKDRIGSEVLTHYPDEVELGMAITRQEAWTDRPSLDGRKVRVPDFVLEVIERVAFEARTDKRIDKRSGVSQRMPITVLENVVSNAERRAVLSGEQEVVPRISDIYAAQSAITGKIELEYEGELVGGHAIARELIRRAADATFRARAGGVNVDDVIMWFDEGGALQVSDDLPPKVAAQAFRTVPALTEVVHHVGLATPDDDAFTVAACELALEALVARRKISRSDAGQYGRAQPEQRRRSSGGQDMFGGGLSA encoded by the coding sequence TTGGCATCACTCCCGCAGACCCTCGGCGCCCTGAAGCGCTCGCCGTTCGGCGCGCCCGAACGCGCGACGCGCTCGGTGAAGGACGAAGTACGGCAGAACCTCCTGGCGCGCCTCGCGTCGGGCGGTCCGCTGTTCACCGGCGTGCTCGGGTACGAGGACACGGTGATGCCGCAGATCGTCAATGCCCTGCTCTCGCGACACAACTTCATCCTGCTCGGACTGCGCGGGCAGGCGAAGTCGCGCATCCTGCGCGCGCTCGTCACGCTGCTCGACCCCGAGATGCCGATCGTCGCCGGCAGTGAGGTGAACGACAACCCGTTCGCGCCGATCTCGAAGTACGCGCGCACCCTCATCGACGACGCCGGCGACGACGCGCCGGTCGCGTGGGTGTCGCGCGACGCGCGCTACGTCGAGAAGCTCGCCACGCCCGACGTCACGGTGGCCGACATCATCGGCGACGTCGATCCGATCAAGGCCGCGCGCGGCGGACACCTGCTCTCCGACGAGCTGACGATCCACTACGGCATGCTGCCGCGCGCGAACCGGGGCATCTTCGCGCTGAACGAGCTCCCCGACCTCGCGGGCAAGGTGCAGGTCGGGCTGTTCAACATCATGCAGGAAGGCGACGTCCAGATCAAAGGCTATCCCGTTAGGCTCTCGCTCGACGTGCTGCTCTGCTTCACGGCGAACCCCGAGGACTACACGGCGCGCGGCAAGATCATCACGCCGCTGAAGGACCGCATCGGGTCCGAGGTGCTCACGCACTATCCCGACGAGGTGGAGCTCGGGATGGCGATCACGCGGCAGGAAGCGTGGACCGACCGCCCGTCGCTGGACGGCCGGAAGGTGCGCGTGCCCGACTTCGTGCTCGAGGTGATCGAGCGTGTGGCGTTCGAGGCGCGCACCGACAAGCGCATCGACAAGCGCTCCGGCGTGTCGCAGCGCATGCCGATCACGGTGCTCGAGAACGTCGTCTCGAACGCCGAGCGGCGCGCCGTGCTGTCGGGCGAGCAGGAGGTCGTGCCGCGCATCTCGGACATCTATGCCGCACAGTCCGCGATCACCGGCAAGATCGAGCTCGAATACGAGGGAGAGCTCGTCGGCGGCCACGCGATCGCGCGCGAGCTCATTCGCCGCGCCGCCGATGCGACGTTCCGCGCGCGCGCCGGCGGCGTGAACGTGGACGACGTCATCATGTGGTTCGACGAGGGTGGCGCGCTGCAGGTGAGCGACGACCTGCCGCCCAAGGTCGCGGCGCAGGCGTTCCGCACGGTGCCGGCACTCACCGAGGTCGTGCACCACGTCGGCCTCGCGACGCCCGACGACGATGCGTTCACCGTCGCCGCCTGCGAGCTCGCGCTCGAGGCACTCGTCGCGCGCCGCAAGATCTCCCGCTCCGACGCGGGGCAGTACGGCCGCGCGCAGCCGGAGCAGCGCCGCCGATCGTCGGGTGGGCAGGACATGTTCGGGGGCGGGCTGAGTGCGTAG
- a CDS encoding YgfZ/GcvT domain-containing protein, whose translation MTSPSSPADAPPATAAPGAQQSAQPNAPQQAPRRPVVLDYGDPATEYAALRTGALLVDHGDRDLWIFQGAQARETLAGLVTNDVVALTPGHGAYAAALTPKGRIVADLRLLALADATIAPGPAPSVRARAATAPSAGDGTTVEPTWPTAAAVLVDVPGSAAEGWDGVVRKFVNPRLAAYRRVTEHVRLFAVYGVRARDAVAEAFALPPSALATLAPYGHATVETGDGPLIVVRLPDLGLDGFGVYAPTAAFDAAWARVARASSVVPGGLRAYDVARIEAGRPAWGVDVDDTTIPQEANLDELHAISYTKGCYTGQEVVARVHFRGHVNRHLRGLAYPPDDGLLPTGARLLDADGRDVGDVRSVAVSPRIGGIALGMVRREVALGATLVVRTADASSDGASGDRFVTVGPLPFPL comes from the coding sequence ATGACCTCTCCGTCGTCTCCCGCTGACGCGCCGCCGGCGACCGCCGCGCCGGGCGCGCAACAGAGCGCGCAGCCGAACGCGCCGCAGCAGGCGCCGCGTCGGCCGGTCGTCCTCGACTACGGCGATCCCGCCACGGAGTACGCCGCGCTCCGCACGGGCGCACTGCTCGTGGACCACGGCGACCGCGACCTGTGGATCTTCCAGGGCGCGCAGGCGCGCGAGACGCTCGCGGGACTCGTCACGAACGACGTCGTCGCGCTCACGCCGGGACACGGCGCGTACGCGGCCGCGCTGACCCCGAAGGGACGCATCGTCGCCGACCTGCGCCTCCTCGCGCTCGCCGACGCGACCATCGCACCGGGTCCCGCACCGTCGGTCCGTGCACGCGCCGCGACAGCGCCGAGCGCCGGCGACGGTACGACCGTCGAGCCGACGTGGCCGACCGCCGCGGCGGTGCTCGTCGACGTGCCGGGCAGCGCGGCCGAGGGATGGGACGGCGTCGTGCGGAAGTTCGTGAACCCGCGTCTCGCCGCGTACCGCCGCGTCACCGAGCACGTGCGCCTGTTCGCCGTGTACGGCGTGCGCGCGCGCGACGCGGTCGCCGAAGCGTTCGCGCTGCCGCCGTCGGCGCTCGCCACGCTCGCGCCGTACGGGCACGCGACGGTGGAGACCGGAGATGGACCGTTGATCGTCGTGCGACTCCCCGACCTGGGACTCGACGGCTTCGGCGTGTACGCACCGACGGCGGCGTTCGACGCGGCGTGGGCGCGCGTCGCGCGCGCGTCGAGCGTCGTGCCCGGTGGGCTGCGCGCCTACGACGTCGCGCGCATCGAGGCGGGGCGCCCGGCATGGGGAGTCGACGTCGACGACACGACGATCCCGCAGGAGGCGAACCTCGACGAGCTGCACGCGATCTCGTACACGAAGGGGTGCTACACCGGACAGGAGGTCGTCGCGCGCGTGCACTTCCGCGGACACGTGAACCGGCATCTGCGCGGGCTCGCGTATCCGCCCGACGACGGGCTGCTGCCGACCGGCGCGCGCCTGCTCGACGCGGACGGGCGGGACGTCGGCGACGTGCGGAGCGTCGCCGTCTCGCCGCGCATCGGCGGCATCGCGCTCGGCATGGTGCGGCGCGAGGTGGCGCTCGGCGCGACGCTCGTCGTGCGCACGGCCGACGCGTCGAGCGACGGCGCGAGCGGCGATCGGTTCGTCACCGTCGGCCCACTGCCCTTCCCGTTGTAA
- a CDS encoding HAD hydrolase-like protein translates to MRADRPGPAALLLELEGVLADTVAARRAALADALAGRGLALPDDLLARAADGRAPAVAAARAAELLAREPGAPGLDAVDVDLVALAATRSFADRAAHGVSLVPGARDAIDALADVVTLAIVTRAPARLADDVLALAKLDGIVRVVVAAEHVAAPKPSPAAHLRALARLARIGPLAPERVVAIEDGPDGIAAAAAAGVLALGVCRGAPDARERGVWVASAEALTYDALVELVVTRGVRGT, encoded by the coding sequence GTGCGCGCCGACCGCCCGGGCCCCGCAGCGCTGCTGCTCGAGCTGGAGGGCGTCCTCGCGGACACCGTCGCCGCGCGCCGCGCGGCACTGGCCGACGCGCTGGCCGGGCGCGGCCTCGCCCTCCCCGACGACCTGCTCGCGCGCGCGGCGGACGGCCGCGCGCCCGCCGTCGCCGCGGCCCGCGCGGCCGAGCTCCTCGCGCGCGAGCCCGGCGCGCCGGGGCTCGACGCGGTCGACGTGGACCTCGTGGCGCTCGCCGCGACGCGTTCCTTCGCCGACCGTGCAGCGCACGGCGTGTCGCTCGTGCCCGGCGCGCGAGACGCGATCGATGCGCTTGCGGACGTCGTGACGCTCGCCATCGTCACGCGTGCGCCGGCCCGGCTCGCGGACGACGTGCTCGCGCTCGCGAAGCTCGACGGGATCGTGCGGGTCGTCGTCGCGGCGGAGCACGTCGCCGCCCCCAAGCCGTCGCCCGCCGCGCATCTGCGCGCGCTCGCTCGGCTCGCACGCATCGGACCGCTCGCCCCGGAGCGGGTCGTCGCGATCGAGGACGGGCCCGACGGCATCGCCGCCGCAGCCGCGGCCGGCGTGCTCGCGCTCGGCGTGTGCCGCGGCGCGCCCGATGCGAGGGAACGCGGCGTTTGGGTGGCGAGCGCCGAGGCCCTGACTTACGATGCGCTCGTGGAACTCGTCGTCACTCGCGGAGTGCGAGGCACATGA
- a CDS encoding OmpA family protein, which translates to MRTRSVVATLATVSVLLPAAASAQRRSAIEVGGFGRYTIQPDTLNVENVFAGGGRLGYYIFPGLSVEGEASFGVSNQKRNTATVPDSLQDVSHTLWQARLLYNTPRAARTSFMIGAGYAYDGFGRIRLVAPRGQGISGLVGLRWYLTNRISARFEANGYYVFADDSANPYPRKATFTPNFQVGLSGLFRNAASVPTIVTRYDTVRVTQTRVDTIFRDRIAEATTPSPSAGAGGGGGLARGATVVIGVVNFDFDKYDLSSDARRILDDVASSLARPEASNLNLVVTGNTDAIGGESYNSRLGENRAKAVADYLVSKGVSQSRITQRSAGETNPVANNTNPEGRATNRRVLIELQNGAP; encoded by the coding sequence ATGAGAACTCGCTCTGTCGTCGCCACGTTGGCTACGGTGTCCGTCCTGCTGCCTGCCGCTGCGTCCGCGCAGCGGCGCAGCGCCATCGAGGTCGGCGGGTTTGGGCGCTACACGATCCAGCCCGACACGCTCAACGTCGAGAACGTCTTCGCCGGAGGCGGCCGCCTCGGGTATTACATCTTTCCAGGCCTGTCGGTCGAGGGTGAGGCCTCATTCGGCGTCTCGAATCAGAAGCGCAACACGGCGACGGTGCCGGACTCGCTGCAGGACGTGTCGCACACGCTCTGGCAGGCCCGGCTCCTCTACAACACGCCGCGGGCCGCGCGCACGAGCTTCATGATCGGCGCCGGCTACGCGTACGACGGCTTCGGCCGCATTCGCCTCGTCGCGCCGCGCGGCCAGGGCATCAGCGGCCTTGTCGGCCTGCGCTGGTATCTCACGAACCGGATCAGCGCCCGGTTCGAGGCGAACGGCTACTATGTGTTCGCCGACGACAGCGCGAACCCGTACCCGCGCAAGGCGACGTTCACGCCGAACTTCCAGGTCGGCCTGAGTGGCCTGTTCCGCAACGCCGCGTCGGTGCCGACGATCGTCACGCGCTACGACACCGTGCGCGTCACGCAGACGCGCGTCGACACGATCTTCCGCGACCGCATCGCCGAGGCGACCACGCCGTCGCCGAGCGCCGGCGCTGGTGGTGGTGGGGGTCTCGCCCGCGGCGCCACGGTCGTCATCGGCGTCGTGAACTTCGACTTCGACAAGTACGACCTGAGCAGCGACGCACGCCGCATCCTCGACGACGTCGCGTCGTCCCTCGCCCGTCCCGAGGCGTCCAACCTCAACCTCGTCGTCACCGGTAACACCGACGCGATCGGCGGCGAGAGCTACAACTCCCGACTCGGCGAGAACCGCGCGAAGGCCGTCGCGGACTATCTCGTGAGCAAGGGCGTCTCGCAGTCGCGCATCACGCAGCGCTCCGCCGGCGAGACGAACCCGGTCGCGAACAACACGAACCCGGAAGGGCGCGCGACGAACCGCCGCGTGCTCATCGAGCTGCAGAACGGCGCGCCCTGA
- a CDS encoding (Fe-S)-binding protein translates to MLLPNSTAPCALPDSPLAAAKPGIDACVHCGFCLQACPTYVNLEDENDSPRGRILLMRSVLEGTLPADDADVRTHIDRCLGCRACETACPSGVPYGHMLEAMRATLYTRQPPPLVARVILAVFARRALLSLALLGARVLRATRLPRLLSRLPGRMGFAFAMLASTEAPLRGRRWTPRGTGARGTATLLEGCVMRGLFRHTNAATKRVLRENDYALADTRGQACCGALHAHAGDLDAARALARANVAAFERSSAEWIVVNSAGCGAMMKEYGELLADDPAWSARARAVAERVRDVSELLVAAGPRPTGGPVLLRSNGGGTSAPLRVTYDAPCHLLHAQRVSLPPLQVLGAVRGVDLVALTDSDQCCGSAGIYNLVEPDTSDAVLAPKLAHIAATGAALVATGNPGCLMQLGAGLRRAGAHARVLHPVDLLDAAYASGERAAPA, encoded by the coding sequence GTGCTGCTTCCCAATTCCACCGCGCCCTGCGCGCTGCCCGACTCGCCGCTCGCCGCCGCCAAGCCGGGGATCGACGCGTGCGTGCACTGCGGGTTCTGCCTCCAGGCCTGTCCCACGTACGTCAATCTCGAGGACGAGAACGACAGCCCGCGCGGCCGCATCCTGCTCATGCGCAGCGTGCTCGAAGGCACGCTGCCGGCCGACGACGCCGACGTCCGCACGCACATCGACCGGTGCCTCGGCTGCCGCGCGTGCGAGACCGCGTGCCCGTCGGGCGTGCCGTACGGCCACATGCTCGAGGCGATGCGCGCCACGCTGTACACGCGTCAGCCGCCGCCGCTCGTCGCGCGCGTCATCCTCGCCGTGTTCGCGCGACGCGCGCTTCTGTCGCTCGCGCTCCTCGGCGCGCGCGTGCTTCGCGCCACGCGGCTGCCCCGGCTCCTGTCGCGTCTTCCGGGTCGGATGGGCTTCGCGTTCGCGATGCTCGCGTCGACCGAGGCGCCGCTGCGCGGGCGCCGGTGGACGCCGCGCGGCACGGGCGCGCGCGGCACCGCGACGCTGCTCGAGGGATGCGTGATGCGCGGGCTGTTCCGCCACACGAACGCGGCGACGAAGCGCGTGCTGCGCGAGAACGACTACGCGCTCGCCGACACGCGCGGGCAGGCGTGCTGCGGCGCGCTGCACGCGCACGCGGGCGACCTCGACGCGGCGCGCGCACTCGCGCGCGCGAACGTCGCCGCGTTCGAGCGCTCGAGCGCGGAGTGGATCGTTGTGAACTCCGCGGGATGTGGAGCGATGATGAAGGAGTACGGCGAGCTGCTCGCCGACGATCCCGCGTGGTCAGCGCGCGCGCGCGCGGTCGCGGAGCGCGTGCGCGACGTGAGCGAGCTGCTCGTCGCCGCGGGACCGCGGCCGACCGGCGGACCCGTCCTGCTGCGGTCGAACGGCGGTGGTACGAGCGCGCCGCTGCGCGTGACGTACGACGCGCCGTGTCACCTGCTGCACGCGCAGCGCGTGTCGCTGCCGCCGCTGCAGGTGCTCGGCGCGGTGCGTGGCGTCGACCTCGTCGCGCTCACCGACAGCGATCAGTGTTGCGGCAGCGCAGGGATCTACAATCTCGTCGAGCCCGACACGTCCGACGCGGTGCTCGCACCGAAGCTCGCGCACATCGCCGCGACCGGCGCGGCCCTCGTCGCGACGGGCAATCCCGGGTGTCTCATGCAGCTCGGCGCGGGGCTGCGTCGCGCCGGCGCGCATGCACGCGTGCTGCATCCCGTGGACCTGCTCGACGCCGCGTACGCGAGCGGCGAGCGCGCGGCGCCGGCCTAG
- a CDS encoding FAD-binding oxidoreductase, producing MSAATESVAPPPVGAPNDTADVASLVRDAAARGTRLRLVGAGTWLDAGRPVTADASLPLDRLSGVVDYVPGDLTLTARAATPLAEIARVTAAERQLLALDPFGEGTLGATVATASAGPLAHAFGTPRDNVLGLTFVDGSGEIVRAGGRVVKNVAGFDLVRLLTGAWGTLGALTEITVRLRPMPELDVTVAAPLPSTHALQPFLARLRAAPLSAWALELANAPLAEHLGLVKRPLLLARLAGNEALVRAQRATLADLAGVGDVADVGSDVWRRLRAVEPAVATVVRVSARPSRLAALCAQLFSPAAGAFGVLAHASVERGIARLILPGDAGFGLPRFDVGDAAPAVVVERLPASLWAEHGAHLAPPREPDRLTLGVRRAFDPHGILNPGIL from the coding sequence GTGAGCGCGGCGACCGAGTCCGTCGCGCCGCCGCCTGTCGGCGCGCCTAACGACACCGCCGACGTCGCATCGCTCGTGCGCGACGCCGCGGCGCGCGGCACGCGGCTCCGCCTCGTCGGCGCCGGCACGTGGCTCGACGCGGGGCGGCCCGTGACGGCCGACGCGTCGCTGCCGCTGGACCGGCTCAGCGGCGTCGTCGACTACGTGCCCGGCGACCTGACGCTCACCGCGCGCGCGGCGACGCCGCTCGCCGAGATCGCGCGCGTCACGGCGGCCGAGCGGCAGCTGCTCGCGCTCGACCCGTTCGGCGAGGGCACGCTCGGCGCCACGGTCGCCACGGCGTCGGCGGGACCGCTCGCCCACGCGTTCGGGACGCCGCGCGACAACGTGCTGGGGCTCACGTTCGTCGACGGCTCCGGCGAGATCGTGCGCGCCGGCGGCCGCGTCGTGAAGAACGTCGCCGGCTTCGACCTCGTGCGCCTGCTCACCGGCGCGTGGGGCACGCTCGGCGCGCTCACCGAGATCACCGTGCGGCTGCGTCCGATGCCGGAGCTCGACGTCACGGTCGCCGCGCCGCTGCCGTCGACGCACGCGCTGCAGCCCTTCCTCGCCCGGCTGCGCGCCGCACCGCTGTCCGCGTGGGCGCTGGAGCTCGCGAACGCGCCGCTCGCCGAGCACCTCGGGCTCGTGAAAAGACCGCTGCTCCTCGCGCGCCTCGCGGGCAACGAGGCGCTCGTGCGCGCGCAGCGCGCGACGCTCGCCGACCTCGCGGGCGTGGGCGACGTCGCCGACGTGGGAAGCGACGTGTGGCGCCGGTTGCGCGCCGTGGAGCCTGCGGTCGCGACGGTCGTGCGCGTGTCGGCGCGACCGTCGCGCCTCGCGGCGCTGTGCGCGCAGCTGTTCTCTCCCGCCGCGGGCGCGTTCGGCGTGCTCGCGCACGCGAGCGTGGAGCGCGGCATCGCGCGCCTCATCCTGCCGGGCGACGCCGGCTTCGGGCTCCCACGCTTCGACGTCGGCGACGCGGCGCCGGCGGTCGTCGTCGAGCGCCTGCCCGCATCGCTGTGGGCGGAGCACGGCGCCCACCTCGCGCCGCCGCGCGAGCCCGACCGCCTGACGCTCGGCGTTAGGCGCGCGTTCGACCCGCACGGGATACTCAATCCCGGCATCCTGTAG
- a CDS encoding FAD-binding oxidoreductase, with translation MSDGTTATLPNAVRPSLPDGLARRLADIVGERFVLRRTSELRVYDSDGLPGYHRQPSLAVLPGTRDETVAVVRALAAERVPFVPRGAGTGLSGGSLADGCVIVGLNRLTRILAVEPEDRLAVVEPGVVNTTLTRATAPHGLHYAPDPSSQTACTVGGNVAENAGGPHCLKHGVTLNHVLACTVVLPDGEIVTLGSADGERAGYDLLGAFVGSEGCFGVALDVTVRLSRDPQAVRTMLADFTSLEAAAHATSAIIAAGITPAALEVMDGPAIRAVEASIFAAGYPQDAAAVLLCELDGLADGIDDDAARVTALCREAGARSVRAASDPADRARLWQGRKKAFGAMGRLAPHLVLQDAVVPRTRLADVLARIEAIGTAHRVAVANFFHAGDGNLHPTIPYDALDADQAARVHAAMSEIMHVCVDAGGTITGEHGVGLDKQGYMDLVFDDATLAAMCRLRDVFDPERRANPGKVVPARSCREWLAAPQLRR, from the coding sequence ATGAGCGACGGGACGACGGCCACGCTGCCCAACGCCGTTAGGCCTTCCCTGCCCGACGGCCTCGCGCGTCGGCTCGCGGACATCGTCGGCGAGCGCTTCGTGCTGCGCCGCACGAGCGAGCTGCGCGTGTACGACTCCGACGGGCTCCCCGGCTACCACCGGCAGCCGTCGCTCGCCGTGCTCCCCGGCACGCGCGACGAGACCGTCGCCGTGGTCCGCGCGCTCGCGGCGGAGCGCGTGCCGTTCGTGCCGCGTGGCGCGGGCACGGGGCTCTCCGGCGGCTCGCTCGCCGACGGGTGCGTGATCGTCGGCCTGAACCGGCTGACGCGAATCCTCGCCGTCGAGCCCGAGGATCGTCTCGCGGTCGTGGAGCCGGGCGTCGTGAACACCACACTGACGCGGGCCACCGCGCCGCACGGCCTGCACTACGCGCCCGATCCGTCGAGCCAGACGGCGTGCACCGTCGGCGGCAACGTCGCAGAGAACGCCGGTGGCCCGCACTGCCTGAAGCACGGGGTCACGCTGAACCACGTGCTCGCCTGCACCGTCGTGCTCCCCGACGGCGAGATCGTGACGTTGGGCAGCGCCGACGGCGAGCGCGCGGGCTACGACCTGCTCGGCGCGTTCGTCGGCAGCGAGGGCTGCTTCGGCGTGGCGCTCGACGTGACGGTGCGGCTGTCGCGCGACCCCCAGGCGGTGCGCACGATGCTCGCCGACTTCACGTCGCTCGAGGCGGCTGCACACGCCACGTCGGCGATCATCGCGGCCGGCATCACGCCGGCGGCGCTCGAGGTGATGGACGGCCCCGCGATCCGCGCGGTCGAGGCGTCGATCTTCGCCGCCGGCTACCCGCAGGACGCGGCCGCGGTGCTGCTGTGCGAGTTGGACGGCCTCGCCGACGGCATCGACGACGATGCGGCGCGCGTGACGGCACTGTGCCGCGAGGCTGGCGCGCGGAGCGTGCGCGCGGCGAGCGACCCGGCCGACCGCGCGCGGCTCTGGCAGGGACGCAAGAAGGCGTTCGGCGCGATGGGACGCCTCGCGCCGCACCTCGTGCTGCAGGACGCGGTGGTGCCGCGCACGCGGCTCGCCGACGTGCTCGCGCGCATCGAGGCGATCGGCACCGCGCACCGCGTGGCCGTCGCGAACTTCTTCCACGCCGGCGACGGCAACCTGCACCCGACCATCCCGTACGACGCGCTCGACGCGGACCAGGCGGCGCGCGTGCATGCGGCGATGTCGGAGATCATGCACGTCTGCGTCGACGCCGGCGGCACCATCACGGGCGAGCACGGCGTGGGGCTCGACAAGCAGGGCTACATGGACCTCGTGTTCGACGACGCGACGCTCGCCGCGATGTGTCGACTGCGCGACGTCTTCGATCCCGAGCGGCGCGCGAACCCGGGCAAGGTCGTCCCCGCGCGCTCGTGCCGCGAGTGGCTGGCCGCGCCGCAGCTCCGTCGGTGA
- a CDS encoding LON peptidase substrate-binding domain-containing protein yields MIARRLPLFPLPLVLFPGTVMPLHIFEPRYREMLADCRDGDGRFGIILTGGEPERALPAGHVGCVAELREVQMLADGRANVLVEGTRRFALERLVDAPHAYHVALVADYDDEPGDDRAALDDGAQRVRSAFARVARAARAIADDDAPLPDLPDDPALVAFRVASLVDFDRADRQALLVSRSPLARLVTVASLLERAVPGVEDRAATHRRARGNGHGPADAFGAA; encoded by the coding sequence GTGATCGCGCGGCGTCTCCCGCTGTTCCCGCTGCCCCTCGTGCTGTTCCCCGGCACGGTGATGCCGCTCCACATCTTCGAGCCGCGCTACCGCGAGATGCTCGCCGACTGCCGCGACGGCGACGGCCGCTTCGGCATCATCCTCACGGGCGGTGAGCCCGAGCGCGCGCTCCCCGCAGGCCACGTCGGCTGCGTCGCGGAGCTGCGCGAGGTGCAGATGCTCGCCGACGGCCGCGCGAACGTGCTCGTCGAGGGCACGCGGCGCTTCGCGCTCGAGCGACTGGTCGACGCGCCGCACGCCTATCACGTCGCGCTCGTCGCCGACTACGACGACGAGCCGGGTGACGACCGGGCCGCGCTCGACGACGGAGCGCAGCGCGTGCGCTCGGCGTTCGCGCGCGTGGCCCGCGCCGCGCGCGCCATCGCCGACGACGACGCCCCGCTCCCCGACCTCCCCGACGACCCCGCGCTCGTCGCGTTCCGCGTCGCGTCGCTCGTCGACTTCGACCGTGCCGATCGGCAGGCGCTGCTCGTGTCGCGCTCCCCGCTCGCGCGGCTGGTCACCGTGGCATCGCTGCTCGAGCGCGCCGTTCCCGGCGTCGAGGACCGCGCGGCGACGCACCGGCGCGCGCGCGGCAACGGGCACGGACCGGCCGACGCGTTCGGCGCCGCATGA
- a CDS encoding response regulator: protein MSESSHPSPEPTPPRRRALLVDDEPVIRFALRRFFQRQGWAVDEAEDGYAALALLLDDDVSAETYDVVITDLRMPGLSGIELHARIERERPELLRKLILSTGDAVSPEAAAFLRRAACPVLSKPFELAELRAIVERVCAQ, encoded by the coding sequence ATGTCCGAGTCGTCGCATCCATCGCCCGAACCCACGCCGCCGCGCCGCCGCGCGCTGCTCGTGGACGATGAGCCGGTCATCCGCTTCGCGCTGCGCCGATTCTTCCAGCGCCAGGGTTGGGCGGTGGACGAGGCCGAGGATGGCTACGCCGCGCTCGCGCTGCTGCTCGACGACGATGTCTCCGCCGAGACGTACGACGTCGTCATCACGGATCTGCGCATGCCGGGCCTGTCGGGCATCGAGCTCCATGCGCGCATCGAGCGCGAGCGCCCGGAGCTGCTGCGCAAGCTGATCCTCTCCACGGGCGACGCCGTGTCGCCGGAGGCGGCGGCGTTCCTGCGACGCGCGGCGTGCCCGGTGCTCAGCAAGCCGTTCGAGCTCGCCGAGCTCCGCGCGATCGTGGAGCGCGTGTGCGCGCAGTGA